The following are encoded together in the Streptomyces rapamycinicus NRRL 5491 genome:
- a CDS encoding flavin reductase codes for MRTGELSRPLVCAVNGWCVGGGIEMALFTGVVYAAMGARFVFPEIKHGTKSSFASHWLMRARSSTTLPPELPTRGTMVDQFQELDPAAFRSALAQFPSGVTIVTTRSEAGTLHGFTASSFAALSLDPPLILVCLDRGADCFPVFMAAKHFVVNIVTDAHADLALKFATKGENKFADGNFELDEAGNPLLPDAAAVISCELEQAVPGGDHVILIGRVRDARTGAGKPVTWYRGGFLPLGERAA; via the coding sequence TTGCGCACTGGAGAACTATCCCGGCCGCTGGTGTGTGCGGTCAACGGGTGGTGCGTCGGCGGCGGGATCGAGATGGCCCTGTTCACCGGCGTGGTCTACGCGGCGATGGGAGCGCGTTTCGTCTTCCCTGAGATCAAACATGGGACGAAGAGCAGCTTCGCGTCACACTGGCTGATGCGCGCACGGTCTTCAACGACCCTGCCGCCCGAGCTGCCCACGAGGGGTACAATGGTTGATCAATTTCAGGAACTGGACCCTGCCGCTTTCCGCTCGGCATTGGCTCAATTCCCTTCAGGTGTGACGATCGTGACGACGCGAAGCGAGGCAGGCACACTGCACGGATTCACCGCGAGTTCCTTCGCCGCGTTGTCTCTCGATCCCCCGCTCATCTTGGTATGTCTGGACCGAGGAGCGGACTGCTTTCCCGTCTTCATGGCGGCTAAGCATTTCGTCGTGAACATTGTGACGGACGCCCATGCCGACTTGGCGCTGAAGTTCGCCACCAAGGGTGAGAACAAGTTCGCGGACGGCAATTTCGAACTCGATGAGGCAGGCAATCCGCTGTTGCCGGATGCGGCAGCAGTCATCAGCTGCGAGCTGGAGCAGGCCGTGCCCGGCGGAGATCACGTAATCCTCATCGGTCGCGTACGCGATGCACGGACAGGTGCCGGCAAGCCGGTGACGTGGTACCGGGGTGGCTTCCTTCCCCTTGGGGAGCGAGCTGCATGA
- a CDS encoding enoyl-CoA hydratase/isomerase family protein, whose amino-acid sequence MSDLYQHGTGDILVERKDNGVLQITINRPDRYNSLTLPMFEEMNRIWADVERDDQTRVVVITGAGKAFCTGMDVAQPDPTHEDALAIMETERKRTSTILRIEKPIISAINGPAVGYGLSTALLADISIAADDAVLIEGHTKVGVTAGDHAALIWPLLVGMAKTKYYVLTSEKLTGAEAERIGLVSLSVPREQVLPRALEVASQLARGSQQALRFTKRALNTWLTNAAPQHELSTALEVLDFASADYAEARQAFREKRPVDFPSARTAGAPAK is encoded by the coding sequence ATGAGCGACCTCTACCAGCACGGCACCGGTGACATCCTCGTCGAACGCAAGGACAACGGCGTCCTCCAGATCACGATCAATCGACCCGACCGGTACAACTCTCTCACCCTGCCGATGTTCGAAGAGATGAACCGGATCTGGGCCGACGTCGAACGCGACGACCAGACCCGGGTCGTCGTCATCACCGGGGCCGGCAAGGCCTTCTGTACCGGGATGGACGTTGCCCAGCCCGATCCCACGCACGAAGACGCGCTTGCGATCATGGAGACCGAACGCAAGCGAACTTCAACGATCCTGCGGATCGAGAAGCCGATCATCTCCGCGATCAATGGGCCCGCGGTCGGTTACGGGCTGTCGACCGCGCTTCTCGCCGACATCAGCATCGCCGCGGACGACGCGGTGCTGATCGAAGGGCACACCAAGGTCGGCGTGACCGCCGGCGACCACGCCGCACTTATCTGGCCGCTGCTCGTCGGCATGGCCAAGACCAAGTACTACGTCCTTACCTCCGAGAAGCTGACGGGCGCCGAAGCCGAGCGGATTGGTCTCGTCAGTCTGTCCGTTCCCCGCGAGCAGGTACTGCCCCGCGCGCTCGAGGTCGCGTCCCAGCTGGCCCGCGGTTCCCAGCAGGCGCTCCGATTCACCAAGCGCGCTCTCAACACCTGGCTCACCAATGCGGCGCCCCAGCACGAGCTGTCTACAGCGCTCGAGGTTCTCGACTTCGCTAGCGCCGACTACGCCGAAGCGCGCCAGGCTTTCCGGGAGAAGCGCCCCGTGGACTTCCCCTCCGCTCGCACCGCCGGCGCACCCGCGAAGTAA
- a CDS encoding LLM class flavin-dependent oxidoreductase has product MDFILMSEGDTPVGLTHEHRYRELVEEVLLAERVGFDAFGSSEQHVALGTASVSAPEVLYPYLMALTSRMRFIHLVTLLPTRMNHALRVAERVATEDILSNGRVELGTGRGNTTLALRAFEVDPSENKAQWREGIELIRSAFLNDVFSYVGEHYKIPPRSLVPKPLQGPYPPLSAAAGSPSSVETAASMGIGAIMGGLYLGFDLVENMVKLYDDTLAATNHPHPITPRKMVAVAGGMHCAETTAQARLEAKPLFEMAKLSTDAYERLSKLSKDYAYMGAVKDIDFNDEEYMFEHSQGFMVGDPEHCIEHVQRYADMGVEALVLRVDSLPHDQLMRSIELFGKYVIPRFKHPRNVVRPADDVLAEIRAARPAHEEALRQFNDTHNLAQKETVR; this is encoded by the coding sequence ATGGACTTCATCCTCATGTCTGAGGGGGACACCCCGGTCGGGCTTACGCATGAGCACCGCTACCGGGAGCTTGTGGAGGAGGTTCTGCTTGCGGAGCGGGTTGGCTTCGATGCCTTCGGTAGTTCCGAGCAGCATGTTGCTCTGGGTACGGCTTCGGTCTCCGCTCCGGAAGTGCTTTACCCGTACCTGATGGCTCTGACGAGCCGGATGCGGTTCATCCACCTGGTGACGCTGCTGCCGACGCGGATGAACCATGCGCTGCGCGTCGCGGAGCGTGTGGCGACCGAGGACATCCTGTCCAACGGCCGTGTCGAGCTTGGTACCGGGCGCGGCAACACCACGCTCGCCCTGCGCGCGTTTGAGGTGGACCCGTCCGAGAACAAGGCCCAGTGGCGTGAGGGCATCGAGCTGATCCGCAGCGCGTTCCTCAACGACGTGTTCTCGTACGTGGGCGAGCACTACAAGATTCCGCCGCGCAGCCTGGTCCCCAAGCCCCTGCAGGGCCCCTACCCGCCCCTTTCGGCTGCCGCCGGCAGCCCGAGCTCGGTCGAGACGGCCGCCTCGATGGGTATCGGCGCCATCATGGGCGGCCTCTACCTCGGGTTCGACCTCGTCGAGAACATGGTCAAGCTCTACGACGACACTCTCGCCGCCACCAACCACCCCCACCCGATCACGCCGCGCAAGATGGTCGCGGTCGCCGGTGGTATGCACTGCGCCGAGACCACTGCCCAGGCCCGCCTCGAGGCGAAGCCCCTGTTCGAGATGGCCAAGCTGTCCACCGACGCATACGAGCGCCTGTCGAAGCTGTCGAAGGACTACGCCTACATGGGCGCCGTCAAGGACATCGACTTCAACGACGAAGAGTACATGTTCGAACACTCCCAGGGCTTCATGGTCGGCGACCCCGAGCACTGCATCGAACACGTACAGCGATACGCGGACATGGGCGTCGAAGCACTCGTCCTGCGTGTCGACAGCCTGCCCCACGACCAGCTGATGCGCTCGATCGAACTCTTCGGCAAGTACGTCATCCCCCGCTTCAAACACCCCCGCAACGTCGTGCGCCCGGCCGACGACGTACTCGCCGAGATCCGAGCCGCCCGCCCCGCCCACGAAGAAGCACTCCGCCAGTTCAACGACACCCACAACCTCGCGCAGAAGGAGACGGTTCGATGA
- a CDS encoding IS3 family transposase — translation MGEVAVADPASVVGAIGGQRTMHGIPHRVSCRALGVSESWFYKHRSRKPTGREVRRQQLAEAVKEVFTQPGGTYGSPKIWITLMRQGWRVSVNTIAKLMAELGLVARRVRRRRGLTRPGKRPAAPDHVKRDFTAEGPDLVWCGDMTEIETGEGKLYPATVIGPFSRRLLGYEMGEHHDAGLVVAALHMAAATHTALVGLR, via the coding sequence GTGGGTGAAGTAGCCGTGGCGGACCCGGCGTCCGTCGTCGGGGCGATCGGCGGCCAAAGGACCATGCACGGCATCCCGCACCGCGTCTCCTGCCGCGCCCTGGGCGTGAGCGAGTCGTGGTTCTACAAGCACCGCAGCCGGAAGCCCACCGGGCGTGAGGTCCGCCGGCAGCAGCTGGCCGAGGCGGTGAAAGAGGTGTTCACCCAGCCCGGCGGCACATACGGCTCGCCGAAGATCTGGATCACGCTGATGCGGCAGGGCTGGCGGGTGTCGGTCAACACCATCGCCAAACTCATGGCCGAACTCGGCCTGGTCGCCCGGAGGGTCCGCAGACGCAGGGGGCTGACCCGGCCGGGCAAACGGCCCGCCGCACCGGATCACGTGAAGCGGGACTTCACCGCAGAGGGGCCCGATCTCGTCTGGTGCGGGGACATGACGGAGATCGAGACCGGCGAGGGCAAGCTGTACCCGGCCACGGTTATCGGCCCCTTCTCCCGCCGCCTGCTCGGCTATGAAATGGGAGAGCATCACGACGCCGGCCTGGTCGTCGCCGCCCTCCACATGGCCGCGGCCACCCACACTGCACTAGTAGGACTCCGTTAG
- a CDS encoding transposase: MAEKRRKFDAEFREGAVRIVTETGKTVAEVAKDLGSTRPRWPVGYRGPVARAPRRAAGMTSWSGCGGRMPSSNGTTRNSRWSVMSSNAAWSCG; the protein is encoded by the coding sequence ATGGCAGAGAAGCGACGGAAGTTCGATGCGGAGTTCCGCGAGGGGGCCGTACGGATCGTCACCGAGACCGGCAAGACCGTCGCCGAGGTCGCGAAGGATCTGGGATCAACGAGACCACGCTGGCCAGTTGGGTATCGCGGGCCCGTCGCGCGGGCACCGCGCCGGGCGGCGGGAATGACGAGCTGGAGCGGCTGCGGCGGGAGAATGCCCAGCTCAAACGGGACAACAAGGAACTCGCGATGGAGCGTGATGTCCTCAAACGCTGCATGGTCCTGTGGGTGA
- a CDS encoding TetR family transcriptional regulator produces MSKPPARIRLADAAFALFDERGYEQTTVDDIAERAGLGRTTFFRYYRTKEDVIFPDHDRLLELIRDRLATSSHGTALVAVSDAVRLVLLHYVDEGDLARRRYALTSKVAALRDREIASVGRYQRLFREFIADWLGGPTEPASLRAELMAAAVVAAHNHVLRRWLRGESSDPVAEVDEAMREVLALFPAPGSSPEPGGGTTVVAFRTGQDIDTLLPSLRRLVEGGAER; encoded by the coding sequence ATGAGCAAGCCACCTGCACGGATCCGACTGGCAGACGCCGCATTCGCGCTCTTCGACGAGCGCGGATACGAGCAGACGACCGTCGACGACATCGCTGAGCGAGCGGGGCTCGGGCGCACGACGTTCTTCCGGTACTACCGCACCAAGGAAGACGTCATCTTTCCGGACCACGACCGGCTCCTGGAGTTGATCAGAGATCGGCTGGCGACCTCGAGCCACGGCACCGCTCTGGTCGCCGTGTCGGACGCGGTCCGACTCGTACTGCTGCACTACGTGGATGAGGGCGACCTGGCGAGGCGGCGATACGCCCTCACGAGCAAGGTGGCTGCCCTGCGTGACCGGGAGATCGCCAGCGTGGGCCGCTATCAGCGACTGTTCCGGGAGTTCATCGCGGACTGGCTGGGGGGCCCGACGGAACCGGCGTCGCTGAGGGCCGAACTCATGGCCGCCGCGGTGGTCGCCGCCCACAACCACGTGCTGCGTCGCTGGCTTCGGGGCGAGTCGTCCGACCCGGTCGCCGAGGTGGACGAGGCGATGCGTGAGGTGCTCGCCCTCTTTCCGGCGCCCGGTTCCTCACCGGAGCCCGGCGGTGGCACCACCGTTGTCGCGTTCAGGACCGGGCAGGACATCGACACCCTGCTTCCCTCGTTGAGGCGTCTCGTCGAGGGCGGTGCCGAGCGCTGA
- a CDS encoding Zn-ribbon domain-containing OB-fold protein, producing the protein MGGGELYFQRCRWCRTAVFRRLLCPVCASTDLVWELSCGTGVIRHVLAMGRSPGRQCALATINMNEGFWLCSRVIGVPPLTVRVGAPVCLTEGIESGPQALLFRLCEPPQPPWR; encoded by the coding sequence GTGGGGGGTGGAGAGCTGTACTTCCAGCGTTGCCGCTGGTGTCGGACCGCAGTCTTCCGCCGTCTGTTGTGTCCCGTCTGCGCCTCCACCGATCTCGTCTGGGAGCTCAGTTGCGGCACCGGGGTCATCCGTCATGTCCTGGCCATGGGCCGGAGCCCCGGGAGACAGTGCGCACTCGCCACCATCAACATGAACGAGGGATTCTGGCTGTGCTCCAGGGTCATCGGCGTGCCGCCGCTCACCGTGCGGGTCGGGGCCCCGGTGTGTCTGACAGAAGGCATCGAGTCCGGCCCTCAGGCACTCCTCTTCCGCCTCTGCGAGCCGCCACAGCCTCCGTGGCGATGA
- a CDS encoding acyl-CoA carboxylase subunit beta, translating into MSTEPAQPTAPEIPDRHTTAGKLADLQRRIEEATHAGSARAVEKQHAKGKLTARERIDLLLDEGSFTELDEFARHRSTNFGIDQNRPYGDGVVTGYGTVDGRPVAVFSQDFTVFGGALGEVFGEKIVKVMDFALKTGCPVVGINDSGGARIQEGVVSLGMYGEIFRRNTHASGVIPQISLVVGPCAGGAVYSPAITDFTVMVDQTSHMFITGPDVIKTVTGEDVGFEALGGARTHNTTSGVAHYMAGDEKDGIEYVKALLSYLPSNNLSEPPAFPDEADLEVSDEDREMDTLIPDSANQPYDVRKAIEHVLDDNEFMETQALFAPNIITGFGRVEGHPVGIVANQPMQFAGCLDIDASEKAARFVRTCDAFNLPVLTFVDVPGFLPGTDQEYNGIIRRGAKLIFAYAEATVPLITVITRKAFGGAYDVMGSKHLGADLNLAWPTAQIAVMGAQGAVNILHRRTIASSDDPETTRTELIADYEDTLLNPYIAAERGYVDAVIMPSETRRHIVRGLRTLRNKREALPPKKHGNIPL; encoded by the coding sequence GTGAGCACCGAGCCCGCGCAGCCGACCGCCCCCGAGATTCCAGACCGCCACACCACCGCGGGGAAGCTCGCGGACCTGCAGCGCCGCATCGAAGAAGCGACCCACGCCGGGTCCGCGCGCGCGGTGGAGAAGCAGCACGCCAAGGGCAAGCTGACCGCGCGCGAACGGATCGACCTCCTCCTGGACGAGGGGTCCTTCACCGAGCTCGACGAGTTCGCCCGGCACCGCTCGACCAACTTCGGCATCGACCAGAACCGGCCCTACGGGGACGGGGTCGTGACCGGTTACGGCACGGTCGACGGCCGCCCGGTGGCCGTGTTCTCCCAGGACTTCACGGTCTTCGGCGGGGCGCTCGGAGAGGTGTTCGGCGAGAAGATCGTCAAGGTCATGGACTTCGCGCTCAAGACCGGCTGCCCGGTCGTCGGCATCAACGACTCCGGTGGCGCCCGCATCCAGGAGGGTGTGGTCTCCCTCGGCATGTACGGCGAGATCTTCCGCCGCAACACCCACGCCTCGGGGGTGATCCCGCAGATCAGCCTGGTCGTGGGCCCGTGCGCGGGCGGGGCGGTCTACTCGCCGGCGATCACCGACTTCACGGTGATGGTCGACCAGACCTCGCACATGTTCATCACCGGGCCCGATGTGATCAAGACGGTCACGGGTGAGGACGTCGGCTTCGAGGCGCTGGGCGGCGCCCGGACCCACAACACCACCTCCGGTGTCGCGCACTACATGGCCGGGGACGAGAAGGACGGCATCGAGTACGTCAAGGCGCTGCTGTCCTACCTCCCCTCCAACAACCTCTCCGAGCCCCCGGCCTTCCCCGACGAGGCCGATCTGGAGGTCTCGGACGAGGACCGGGAGATGGACACCCTCATCCCGGACTCGGCGAACCAGCCGTACGACGTGCGCAAGGCCATCGAGCACGTGCTGGACGACAACGAGTTCATGGAGACGCAGGCGCTCTTCGCGCCCAACATCATCACCGGCTTCGGCCGGGTCGAGGGCCACCCGGTGGGCATCGTGGCCAACCAGCCGATGCAGTTCGCCGGGTGCCTGGACATCGACGCCTCCGAGAAGGCCGCGCGCTTCGTGCGCACCTGCGACGCGTTCAACCTGCCCGTCCTGACCTTCGTGGACGTGCCCGGCTTCCTGCCCGGCACCGACCAGGAGTACAACGGCATCATCCGGCGCGGCGCCAAGCTGATCTTCGCCTACGCGGAGGCCACCGTCCCGCTGATCACGGTCATCACCCGCAAGGCGTTCGGCGGCGCGTACGACGTGATGGGATCCAAGCACCTGGGCGCGGACCTCAACCTGGCCTGGCCGACCGCGCAGATCGCGGTCATGGGCGCCCAGGGCGCGGTCAACATCCTCCACCGGCGCACCATCGCCTCCTCCGACGACCCGGAGACCACCCGCACCGAACTGATCGCGGACTACGAGGACACCCTCCTCAATCCGTATATCGCGGCCGAGCGAGGCTACGTCGACGCGGTGATCATGCCCTCCGAGACCCGCCGCCACATCGTCCGCGGCCTGCGGACCTTGCGGAACAAGCGCGAGGCGCTGCCCCCGAAGAAGCACGGCAACATCCCCCTCTGA
- a CDS encoding acyl-CoA carboxylase epsilon subunit yields the protein MFTVVRGNPTPEELAAALVVVQARAAAASAVPAAPQHLDEWTVKTRNISCGAPLQPGPAAWRSSYWPR from the coding sequence GTGTTCACGGTCGTACGCGGCAATCCCACTCCCGAAGAGCTGGCCGCCGCGCTCGTGGTGGTCCAAGCCCGCGCCGCAGCGGCCTCGGCTGTCCCTGCGGCGCCGCAGCACCTGGACGAGTGGACGGTCAAAACCCGCAACATCTCGTGCGGCGCCCCGCTCCAGCCGGGCCCGGCAGCGTGGCGCAGCTCCTACTGGCCACGCTGA
- a CDS encoding cobalamin-dependent protein (Presence of a B(12) (cobalamin)-binding domain implies dependence on cobalamin itself, in one of its several forms, or in some unusual lineages, dependence on a cobalamin-like analog.) — translation MPGTRTVKPWLDGHDRGANVIALFPRDTGYEVIGTDPHQAPEQIVAIVVAEDAPVLGLSVLSGAHLTIAQKVINLSAPEDAVDVRALVGDIIPDVDIPSLEAMGIRAVSTLGADMGQILENIDRLYAAPNQTLEPTC, via the coding sequence GTGCCGGGCACCCGTACCGTCAAGCCCTGGCTTGACGGCCACGACCGCGGCGCCAACGTCATCGCTCTGTTCCCGCGCGACACCGGCTACGAGGTCATCGGCACCGACCCGCACCAGGCCCCGGAACAGATCGTCGCCATCGTCGTCGCCGAGGATGCACCAGTCCTGGGTCTCTCCGTCCTTTCAGGTGCCCACCTGACGATCGCGCAGAAGGTGATCAACCTTTCCGCGCCGGAGGACGCGGTCGATGTCCGTGCCCTTGTCGGCGACATCATCCCCGACGTCGACATTCCCTCCCTGGAGGCCATGGGCATCCGCGCGGTCTCCACCCTCGGCGCGGACATGGGCCAGATCCTCGAAAACATTGACCGGCTCTACGCCGCCCCGAACCAGACCCTGGAGCCGACATGCTGA
- a CDS encoding acetyl/propionyl/methylcrotonyl-CoA carboxylase subunit alpha → MMKVLIANRGEIAVRVARACRDAGIASVAVYADPDRDACHVRAADEAYALGGDTPAASYLDQAKVLAAAAESGADAVHPGYGFLSENAEFAQAVLDAGLTWIGPPPHAIRDLGDKVAARHIAQRAGAPLVAGTPDPVSGAEEVVAFAEQHGLPIAIKAAFGGGGRGLKVARTMEEVPELYDSAVREAVAAFGRGECFVERYLDKPRHVETQCLADTHGNVVVVSTRDCSLQRRHQKLVEEAPAPFLTEDQNTQLYTASKAILKEAGYVGAGTVEFLVGNDGTISFLEVNTRLQVEHPVTEEVTGIDLVREMFRIADGEAIGYDDPPMRGHSFEFRINGEDPGRNFLPAPGTVTSFVPPTGPGVRLDAGVESGSVIGPAWDSLLAKLIVTGATRKQALQRAARALAEFQVEGMATAIPFHQAVVKDPAFTNEPFTIHTRWIETEFNNTIAPFTPTGADETEEPTGRETVVVEVGGKRLEVSLPASLGVATAPAGGSKKPKRKAVKKSGSAASGDALASPMQGTIVKVAVGEGDTVAEGDLVVVLEAMKMEQPINAHRAGTVKGLAAEVGASLTSGAVICEIKD, encoded by the coding sequence CTGATGAAGGTGCTTATAGCCAACCGTGGCGAGATCGCTGTCCGTGTTGCCCGTGCCTGCCGGGATGCCGGGATCGCGAGCGTAGCCGTCTACGCCGATCCGGACCGGGACGCATGTCATGTGCGCGCGGCTGATGAGGCCTATGCGCTGGGCGGTGACACCCCGGCGGCCAGCTATCTCGACCAGGCCAAGGTCCTGGCCGCGGCCGCCGAATCCGGCGCCGACGCCGTCCACCCCGGCTACGGATTCCTCTCCGAGAACGCCGAGTTCGCCCAGGCCGTCCTCGACGCCGGCCTGACCTGGATCGGCCCCCCGCCACACGCCATCCGCGACCTGGGCGACAAGGTCGCCGCCCGCCACATCGCCCAGCGCGCCGGCGCCCCCCTCGTCGCCGGCACCCCCGACCCCGTCTCCGGGGCCGAGGAGGTCGTGGCCTTCGCCGAACAGCACGGCCTGCCCATCGCCATCAAAGCCGCCTTCGGCGGCGGCGGCCGCGGCCTGAAAGTCGCCCGCACGATGGAAGAGGTCCCCGAGCTCTACGACTCCGCCGTCCGCGAAGCCGTGGCCGCCTTCGGCCGCGGCGAATGCTTCGTCGAGCGCTACCTGGACAAGCCCCGCCACGTCGAGACCCAGTGCCTGGCCGACACCCACGGCAACGTCGTCGTGGTCTCCACCCGCGACTGCTCCCTCCAGCGCCGCCACCAGAAACTCGTCGAAGAGGCCCCCGCCCCCTTCCTCACCGAGGACCAGAACACCCAGCTCTACACCGCCTCCAAAGCCATCCTCAAGGAGGCCGGATACGTCGGCGCGGGCACCGTCGAGTTCCTCGTCGGCAACGACGGCACCATCTCCTTCCTCGAGGTCAACACCCGGCTCCAGGTGGAACACCCGGTCACCGAGGAGGTCACCGGCATCGACCTGGTCCGCGAGATGTTCCGCATCGCCGACGGCGAGGCCATCGGCTACGACGACCCGCCGATGCGGGGGCACTCGTTCGAGTTCCGCATCAACGGCGAGGACCCGGGCCGCAACTTCCTGCCCGCCCCGGGAACCGTGACCTCCTTCGTCCCGCCGACCGGCCCCGGTGTCCGGCTGGACGCGGGCGTGGAGTCCGGCAGCGTCATCGGCCCCGCGTGGGACTCGCTGCTGGCCAAGCTGATCGTCACCGGCGCCACCCGGAAGCAGGCCCTCCAGCGCGCGGCCCGCGCCCTGGCCGAGTTCCAGGTCGAGGGCATGGCCACCGCGATCCCGTTCCACCAGGCGGTAGTGAAGGACCCGGCGTTCACCAACGAGCCGTTCACCATCCACACCCGCTGGATCGAGACCGAGTTCAACAACACCATCGCCCCGTTCACCCCCACCGGGGCCGACGAGACCGAGGAACCCACCGGCCGCGAGACGGTCGTGGTCGAGGTCGGCGGCAAGCGGCTGGAGGTCTCGCTGCCCGCTTCCCTGGGCGTGGCCACCGCCCCCGCGGGCGGCTCGAAGAAGCCGAAGCGCAAGGCGGTCAAGAAGTCCGGCTCCGCCGCCTCCGGCGACGCCCTGGCCTCCCCGATGCAGGGCACCATCGTCAAGGTCGCCGTGGGCGAGGGCGACACCGTGGCCGAGGGCGACCTCGTCGTGGTCCTGGAGGCCATGAAGATGGAACAGCCCATCAACGCCCACCGCGCGGGTACGGTCAAGGGTCTGGCCGCCGAGGTCGGCGCGTCCCTCACCTCGGGCGCGGTCATCTGCGAGATCAAGGACTGA
- a CDS encoding ATP-binding protein — MNHNLPVKLGNSLETVSSARTDVVFPLPHIPEGLAAVRRRAARAMQQWRIPADLADDALLVVSELITNAVVHALPPASLCLSRQGGRAACAVRIEVTDAGPALLPHHGRSPRQPEESGRGSAIVAALSARSGTTTYQGGTTRWAEIQ, encoded by the coding sequence ATGAATCACAACCTGCCCGTGAAGCTCGGCAACAGCCTTGAGACAGTCTCATCCGCTCGGACAGATGTGGTCTTCCCTCTGCCGCACATTCCAGAAGGTCTTGCCGCCGTCCGCCGACGCGCCGCCCGCGCCATGCAACAGTGGCGCATCCCCGCGGACCTTGCGGACGATGCGCTTCTGGTCGTCTCCGAACTGATCACCAATGCGGTCGTTCACGCCCTTCCCCCTGCGTCGCTGTGCTTGTCCCGGCAGGGTGGCCGGGCTGCGTGCGCTGTCCGCATCGAGGTCACGGACGCGGGCCCGGCGCTGCTGCCCCACCACGGCCGCTCTCCTCGGCAACCCGAGGAGAGCGGCCGCGGGAGCGCCATCGTCGCCGCACTGTCCGCCCGCTCCGGAACCACGACCTACCAGGGCGGAACCACTCGATGGGCGGAAATCCAATAG
- a CDS encoding FadR/GntR family transcriptional regulator, whose product MKDLRAPRRVASLSAQLVDTLREQITSGAWPVGTRIPPEHDLVEQLGVGRTTVREALGALVHLGLLEARKGDGTYVRTSSEMHSVLMRRANTSRWSDVLELRAVLEEYASGLAALRRTEDDLNRLRHLLDEAEATADSPEMAAIAERDTRFHQAVVSASGNTLLTEVYDVLSIAVAEQIGGMLWPSATAAEHCLLHRRLVEAIAAQDEVGARYCATEIVKLTETGTERQK is encoded by the coding sequence ATGAAAGATCTTCGTGCGCCGCGCCGCGTCGCGAGCTTGTCGGCGCAACTGGTGGACACCCTTCGTGAGCAGATCACATCCGGCGCATGGCCTGTAGGGACGCGGATTCCGCCCGAACATGATCTGGTCGAGCAACTCGGTGTCGGGCGTACGACGGTGCGCGAGGCGCTCGGCGCGCTGGTGCATCTGGGCCTGCTGGAGGCTCGGAAGGGCGACGGGACGTACGTCCGGACATCGAGCGAAATGCACTCGGTACTGATGAGACGTGCCAACACCTCGAGGTGGAGCGACGTGCTGGAACTGCGCGCGGTGCTGGAAGAGTACGCCTCGGGCTTGGCCGCGTTGCGGCGTACCGAAGACGACCTGAATCGCCTGCGGCACCTCCTCGACGAGGCCGAGGCGACAGCGGATTCACCGGAGATGGCCGCCATCGCGGAGCGCGATACCCGCTTCCACCAGGCCGTGGTGAGTGCCAGCGGGAACACCCTTCTCACCGAGGTGTACGACGTCCTCAGCATCGCGGTCGCCGAACAGATCGGCGGCATGCTCTGGCCCAGCGCGACGGCCGCGGAGCACTGCCTTCTGCACAGGCGTCTCGTTGAGGCGATCGCGGCGCAAGACGAGGTCGGTGCACGCTACTGCGCCACCGAGATCGTGAAGCTCACCGAGACCGGAACGGAACGACAGAAGTGA